One region of Trichosurus vulpecula isolate mTriVul1 chromosome 1, mTriVul1.pri, whole genome shotgun sequence genomic DNA includes:
- the POLR1E gene encoding DNA-directed RNA polymerase I subunit RPA49: MSAFATWQYCGEPGEGQKAALVQFSNGKLQNSENVNFSLYKSKDTTNPRKKFRRILAAETDRLSYVGNNFGSGALKCNHLCRYFVGVLNNDSGQMEIYDAELFNMQPVFSDDLKDNETTLGNQAKSYRDQVDFCIEAFGTTKQKRALSSRRMNKVGSETLNIAVAKAAENIIDEKGVTALINDAAQDDLQDESAYLPPCHADGVKPEEIYKFEDLLSPEEYEALQIPSEVLKNVTSEEIVKMMEENSYCPFVIEALKNLPLNEKSRDHKARCLWFLNILIKFRSQNVIRKKNSLGPDVPHIINTKLLKNFTSLTYSNGSLRNLISDSMKAKITAYVIALALHINDFQTDLTMLQRDMKLTEKRIIEIAKAMRLKISKKKLSLESGGEEDHKMGILSIPLPALPRRKRT; encoded by the exons ATGTCTGCGTTTGCGACGTGGCAGTACTGCGGAGAGCCGGGCGAAGGGCAGAAGGCTGCCCTGG TTCAGTTTTCAAATGGGAAACTCCAGAATTCTGAAAATGTGAATTTTTCCTTATATAAGAGCAAAGATACCACTAACCCTaggaagaagttcagaaggatACTG gctGCTGAAACAGACAGACTTTCCTATGTAGGAAACAACTTTGGTTCTGGAGCACTGAAATGCAACCATTTGTGCAG GTACTTTGTTGGTGTTTTGAATAATGACTCTGGCCAAATGGAAATATATGATGCTGAATTGTTTAATATGCAACCAGTGTTTTCAG ATGACTTGAAAGATAATGAAACAACATTAGGAAATCAGGCCAAATCTTACAGAGATCAG GTGGACTTCTGCATTGAGGCCTTTGGGACCACCAAACAGAAGCGAGCGTTGAGCTCCAGAAGAATGAACAAAGTTGGCAGTGAAACTTTAAATATAGCTGTGGCCAAagcagctgaaaatatcatagaTGAAAAAGGTGTCACTG ctCTCATTAATGACGCGGCCCAAGACGACCTACAAGATGAGTCTGCCTACCTACCCCCGTGCCACGCTGATGGTGTCAAGCCAGAGGAGATTTATAAATTTGAAGACC TTCTTTCTCCTGAAGAATATGAAGCACTTCAAATCCCATCTGAAGTTCTAAAGAATGTTACATCTGAAGAAATAGTGAAAATGATGGAAGAGAACAG CTACTGCCCCTTTGTCATCGAAGCCTTGAAGAACTTGCCCTTAAATGAGAAGAGCCGGGACCACAAGGCTCGATGTCTGTGGTTTTTAAACATTCTCATCAAATTCAGATCCCAGAATGTGATTAGGAAGAAGA ATTCACTGGGACCTGATGTGCCACATATTATTAATACCAAACTCCTCAAGAATTTTACAAGTTTGACTTACAGTAATGGCAG TTTACGGAACTTGATTTCTGACTCAATGAAAGCAAAAATAACAGCCTATGTAATTGCATTGGCTCTGCACATTAATGATTTCCAGACTGACCTGACGATGTTACAGAGGGACATGAAACTCACTGAAAAAAG GATAATTGAGATCGCAAAAGCCATGAGGTTGAAGATTTCTAAAAAGAAGTTGTCTTTGGAATCTGGAGGTGAAGAGGACCACAAAATGGGAATTTTGTCCATCCCCCTGCCTGCCTTACCACGCAGAAAAAGGACTTAA